The Paenibacillus sp. G2S3 region CGTATCAAGACTGTTAAATTCCATTAATCTCACCACCTTTAGATACAGATTGACCCTATAATAGAATCTTGTCCTAAGGCCGCAGATCCGGAAGTCATTCCAGTAGAGCGGTCTTTTTATTATGCCTTGAAATTATGTAACGAAAAACCTTTTCCATATTGACTCGATTTCTTGAATCAAATACATACCAAAAAACCTCCCTCTCCATGACGGCATCCCATCACTTCGAAAGAGGCTTCCTAGTATCATTTTATCTTATACAGACATTTCTCCTTTCTTCTGCAAGTCCGAAAGCTTGACCGCCTGACCTGCGTTCAATCTCGAATGTTCCGACGCGAATGCGATCAAATGACTCTGCAGGGATGCCGTCGCCGAGGTCAAGCCTTGCGATGGATTGCTGTCGAATTGACGCACATTCCGCAGGAATGAGCTTACCATACGGTCATCGCCGCCTCCATGACCATCGCCTTCCACATTGCAGCCAATCTCAACCTTCTCGCCCGATACATAGCGGTACAGCGTGAAGGATCCCTTGTCCATATCCCCGATGATCTCGCCTTGTGTTCCCATAATTTGAACCCGACGCGTGCCGCTCTGTGTCAGCCCTGACATGATAAACGATGCATTCGCTCCGTTCTCGAACTCCATGTTGACCACCTGGTGATCCACGACATTATTATCGCAGCGATACACGCAGCGACCCCACGGTCCTTCCTTCAGCGCCTTCAAGATTCCCTCTTGCGACAAATCATTCGTCATATAGCGTGCCCAAGGGTGTTCCGGGGGCTGAATATATATTTTCAGCGCCGAGAAGGCGCATTCCTTCTCAACCTCACAGCCGTTGATACAGCGATCCGCGGAGCCTTCCGGAGCGTTCTCCGCCCTGAAATGCAGTAATGATCCGTACGAGCTCACGCTTGTACATGGTTGATTCATAAGCCATGAGATGAGATCCAGATCATGGCAAGATTTGGCCAGGATCATGGGACTCGTCTCCTCCGAATTGCGCCAATTCCCACGGACATAACTGTGTGTCATATGCAGGTAGCCCACATTTTCGGTTAATTGAATCGTACCTATCGTTCCGAGTTCACCGTCTTCGATGCATTTTTTGATCCCAGACCAGAACGGGGAATATCGCAGGACATGGGTTACGACGAGCAATCTCTTATACCGAAGCGAAGCTTGCTCCAATTCGATGCATTCTTCCATGGAAGGAGACATCGGCTTCTCTAGCATGACATGATAGCCTAGCTCCATCGCTTTCATCGCTGGTATATAATGCATCCGATCGAGCGTAGCAATTATCATCACGTCCGCCATTTGACCCTGATCGAATACTTTCTCCCAAGAATCGTAGACAAGCTCTGGGGCAATTCTATGAATCTCTGCAAATCGATTTCTACGTTCATCATCCGGCTCAGCTACGGCAACAATCTTTAATTCATTCGGGAACTTCTCCGCGTAAGGCCCATAAATATATCTTCCTCGACTGCCAGCGCCAAGTAATACAGCTGTTAATGTTCTCAAGACTACTCCTCCTCTTGCGCACCTAGTGTACTTCCATTGTAAGGCGGTAGAAACGGAGGCAAAAGAGATCGTTACTGACATTTCATATACATTTATTGACCTTGATTCTGTATATGGGTCCTTGTCATACGGAAATCTTGCGGAGTTGTTTCGTTCTGCTTCTTGAAGAAGCGAATAAAGGCAAGCGCTGAGTTGTACCCCAGAGCAGCAGCAATTTCATTCACTTTCATCGATGTGTTGAGCAGCAT contains the following coding sequences:
- a CDS encoding Gfo/Idh/MocA family oxidoreductase, with protein sequence MRTLTAVLLGAGSRGRYIYGPYAEKFPNELKIVAVAEPDDERRNRFAEIHRIAPELVYDSWEKVFDQGQMADVMIIATLDRMHYIPAMKAMELGYHVMLEKPMSPSMEECIELEQASLRYKRLLVVTHVLRYSPFWSGIKKCIEDGELGTIGTIQLTENVGYLHMTHSYVRGNWRNSEETSPMILAKSCHDLDLISWLMNQPCTSVSSYGSLLHFRAENAPEGSADRCINGCEVEKECAFSALKIYIQPPEHPWARYMTNDLSQEGILKALKEGPWGRCVYRCDNNVVDHQVVNMEFENGANASFIMSGLTQSGTRRVQIMGTQGEIIGDMDKGSFTLYRYVSGEKVEIGCNVEGDGHGGGDDRMVSSFLRNVRQFDSNPSQGLTSATASLQSHLIAFASEHSRLNAGQAVKLSDLQKKGEMSV